The Flavobacterium johnsoniae UW101 genomic interval TGATAAATATTATGATGAAGAAAAACTAGACAGCTCTTATTATTTTTATAATAAGGTTTTACCAATGTATGATCCAGAAATTGATTATACAAAGTATGTTTATACGCTGTCTTCGATGGCTGAAATACAAACACTTATTGGTAATTTTATTGAAAGTGAAGAATTATTGACAAAAACCCTTCCTTATTTAAGTAAAATTAAAGAGCCTATTTATGCTCGAAATGTTTACAGTAATATGGGAATGAATTATTATAATACTTATGATTTTGAAAATTCGCTTTTTTACCACACAAAAGCATTAAAATTACCTGGCACACCCTATAAAAAGGCTATTGTTTTAAACGACATAGCTCGTGTATATATGGAACAAAACCGTTACGATATAGCTGCAGAAATACTAGAAATGCTGACTGCAAGAAAAATAGTTTACAAAAGAGAACCTCTGTTAAGTGATTATTTTTATGCTTCTTTGCAGAACAGTCTTGGAGTCTGTTATTTTAATTTAAAAAAACCTAAAGCATTAGATCTTTATCTCAAAAGTTTAGCAACCACCTTACAGGGAACTAATAAGTTCATATTGCTTAATAATTATAAATCTCTTTCTGATTACTACATGGAAAATAATCCTGAGCTTGCTTTACAGTACGCAAAGAAATCCTACGAAACAGCAAGGGAAGTAAATGCTAACAGTGCCAAAATGGAACTACTTGCTTATTTAATAAAGCTTAGTAAAGGATCTGAGTTAAAAAAATATACTATAGATTATATAAAACTGACTGACAGTGTAATTAATTCTAGAAAATCGGCTAGAAATCAATTTACAAACATCAAATATTACTCAAAAATAAATAAAGACGAGAATTTACACCTTAAAGCAGAAAAAGCAGAAAACGAACTTAAACTTCAGCAGCATAAAACCAGCAATATAATTTCGGGGGTAATAATAACTTTTATTTTAACATTGTGCATCATACTTAGTTTTTACTTATCAATAAAAGGGAGGAAACAAAAAAACAATGCCATACAAGAAAGTGAAACCCGGATTTCTAACAAATTACGCAATGAACTTTTAAATGAAGTTCAGAATGTTTTAACATATGCTAAAAATAATGATTTAGAAACTGCTGATAATAAAAATGAATTATTAGAAAGTCTCGAAAAAATCTATTCTCAAACCAGAAATATCTCAAAAGAAAACAGCGATATTATAACTGATAAAAGATACAGTTTGACATTGAAAAATATGATATCTACTTTTAAAACAACAGATACAAATGTTTTTACAAATGGCCTTACTGATATTAACTGGATTAAAATTGATAAAAACAAAAAAATAATTATTTACAGAGTCATACAAGAACTACTTGTAAACATGAAAAAACACAGCAGCGCAACACTTGCTGGAGTTAATTTTAAAGTCATTAAAAAAAATATTATTATAAATTATACAGATAATGGTAAAGGTGTTAACATGAACCAAGTATCTAAAAGTGGTCTTCAAATAATTGAGAATCGTATTTTAAATGTAAAAGGTGAAATTCAATTTGAATCAAATCCCGACAATGGATTTAAAATATCAATTAAAATTCCTTTTTAATATGAAGATGCTTGAAATTATAAAAAATAAAACTTTTCTAAAGTATCTTATTTTTTTTCTGATTATACTTTTAATTGGGGTAGTATTACTTTATCAGCTGCATAGAAACCAGGTAATAATTATTCAACAGATTAAAAAAAACAATTCTGTTGAAATAAATAAAAACATAACTGAAGCTGATCGCTTATTTGACCAAATTAATTACGACAGCGCATATTTCTTTTATAAAAAAGCAATTGCACTTTGTGATCCTATTGATGATTATGCAGATGATTATGTTTATTCTCAATTATCTATAGCAAATTTACATCAGAATACAAACAACTACACGGCATGCGAAGAAGCTTTATTAAAAGTTTTTCCATATTTAAAAAAAACAAGCAAACCTAAATACACTTATAACACTTACACCCTCTTAGCTTACAACTATTTCTTTACTTATGACAATAGTGATGCACTGTTATACCACAGAAAAGCATTGAGACTAGCTGCAACACCATACAAAAAATCAGTAATCATAAATGACATTGCTTTAGTTTACTTAAGACAAAAAAGATATAAAGAGATAATAGATGCATTGGAGCCATTAGCCAGAATAAAAATTAAACACGAAACTGATTCTGCAAAAACCGATATTAATTATTCCTTACTATTAAACAACCTAGGATTTTGTTATTTCAAGCTCGGAAATCCAAAAGCATTAGAATATTATAAAAAGAGTCTGAAGATACAGGAAAGATTAAAGTCAGATTATGAATTAATGAGTACCTATTCTAGTGTAGCTATGGTTTATGCTGAAACCAATCCTAAATTATCTAAAATATATACAGAAAAACAATATCAGTCTGCCTGCAGGGCAAAGTCTGCATCATTTAAAGCAAATACTTTAGGAGACTTAATTAGAAAATCTGAAGGAAAAGAACTTAAAAAATATTCTAAAGCATACGTAAAAATAATTGACAGTATATTATCCAGCAGAAAACAAGCAAAAAATCAATTCTCAATAATTAAATACGAATCTAAAACTGATAAAGAAGAAAATCTAAAACTCAAAGCCGAAAAAGCGGAAAATGAACTGTTATTACAAAAGCATAAAAATAGAAATACCATATCCTATATCATTATTACTTTCACGATAGCTGTTCTTTTACTTTTGCCACTCTACTTATTTATAAAAGGAGAAAAAGAAAAAAAAGAAGCTGTTTTTGAAAGTGAAATGAGAATTTCTAAGAAACTGCGTAATGAATTGACAAATAAGGTGCATCATACATTGCTTTTTGCACAAAATAAAGATTTACAAAATGATGAAAATAAAAATCAGTTTTTAATAAAATTAGATGAAATATACTCTCAAACCAGAAACATTTCCAGAGAAAACAGTTCTATTGTAACCAATGAAAATTACGATATGGGGTTGAAGGAAATGATATCGGGTTTTAAAACTCCAAATCTAAATTTATTAGTAAATGGTCTTGATACCATAAAGTGGAATAAAATTAACAAGATCAAAAAAATTATTATTTACAGGGTATTACAAGAGCTATTTTACAACATGAAAAAATACAACGACTTGACTTTGATCATATTATCATTTAAAATAATCAATAAAAATATTGTAATTACATACAGCGACAACAGTTCTAAAACGCAAAATGAAAGAATAATTTTAAAAAAACATCTTGAAAATGTGGAAAACCGTATTAAAACCACGAATGGAACTATTAATTTTGGCAATTATACAGAAAATGGTTTCAAAATAAGTTTCACATTCCCATTATAAAACAAGTAATATGTTTAAGAAAGTTTTAGTTGCAGAAGATTTAGATAGTATTAGTATTGCAGTTGTTCAAGTTCTCGAAGACCTTAATATTCCTGTTATTGACCATGTTAAATATTGTGACGAAGGTTTATTAAAAGTAAAAAAAGCATTAAACGAAAAAGAACCGTACGATTTACTTATTACTGATTTATCTTTTAAGACTGACCATAGGAAAGCAAATATTGAAAGCGGTGATGAATTAATTGAAGCAATCAATAAAGTGCAGCCTGAATTAAAAAAAATTGTGTTTTCAATTGAAGACAAATCGTATCGCATTAAAACTCTTTTTGATGAGTTAGGAATAAATGCATATGTATCTAAAGGAAGAAATAGTATTCAGGAATTAAGATCTGCCCTTGAAAAAACTTTTAAAAACGAAGAAAGAATACTTTCATCTGATTTAAACTTTAGTTTCAATGACAAATCTCTTATCGAAATTGAATCTTATGATATCTCTATTTTATCACTTCTGGCAAAAGGTTACATATTAGAAAACATTTCAAATGAGTTTAAAGAAAAATCGATTACACCAAATGGAACCAGCAGTATAGAAAAACGAATCAACAAATTAAAAATATATTTTAAAGCAAATAACAATGTACACTTAATTGCCATTGCAAAAGACTTTGGTCTGGTGTAGAGTTTAACACATGTGTTACGGTTTCCCGTAAGGAAATTCTCTTACATAGATTTAAGTTTGTATAAATTATTAACTGATGAAACCTAAATATAAGTTTGATCCCATTACCAAGATCAATACACCCAATAATAGAATTATTATGAAAACTATGCTTCTTTGTCTTTTTCTTTCTGTAAGTTTTGCTTTTGTTTCTGAGAAAACAGGCTGGCTTGATATTGATTGGAAACTAATTTGTATCCCGGCTCTTCTGGTTTTGCAAATTATAATTATTGGAACAGCTCTAAAAAACAGGTACAAGAAACATTAATTGTAAGTAAGCAGGAAAATAGAAATCTATATACTATATTTGGATTTTAAAATTTAATGAAAAATAGTACATTTTATTTCCTCTTATTCCTTCTTACTTCATTCCAAGCCTTTTCTCAAACCAAATTTATTTCCTGGAATTTAGAAAACTTTGGAAAATCTAAGTATCAAGCCTCTTTAAGTTTTATTGCAAAAACGGTACAAGAATACGATATTATAGCTATCCAAGAAGTTGTTGCCGGATACGGAGGCTCACAGGCTGTCGCAAAACTTGCTTCAATATTAAACGAAAAAGGTTCAAAATGGGATTATACAATAAGTGATCCCACAAGTGGAAACAGTTACAAAAAAGAGCGCTATGCTTTTATTTGGAAAACAAGTAAAGTAAAATTGAAAGGCAAACCCTGGCTGGAAAAAAAATATCACTTAGAAATAGACCGGGAACCTTATTTTGCAACCTTCGAAGTAAACAAAAAACTAGTTACGTTTGTTAATTTTCATGCTATAACAAAAAGTAAACAGCCTGAAACTGAAATTAAATACTTCAAATTTCTTCCGCAAGAATACCCAGATCTAAATCTGGTTTTTACCGGCGATTTTAATTGTCCCGAATCACATACCGTTTTTAATCCATTAAAAAAAATGGGATATGTTTCTGTATTTCAAAAACAAAAAACAACTTTAAAGCAAAAATGCAAAGCAGAAGTCTGTCTTGCTTCTGAATTTGATAATATTTTTTACAAATCAAATACGTTAAAACCTATTAAGTCAGGAGTTGTTTTATTTTATAATAATTACGATTCACTTCAGGAAGCCAGAAAAATATCAGACCACATTCCTATTTGGTTTGAGTTCTTTTTAAATTAAAACTATGTTTTTAATTTTTTCTTTTTGGCAGCCGGAAATAAAACATTATTTAAAATTAAACGATATCCCGGAGAATTAGGATGTAAATCCAGAACTGTAGGCGGATCACCAACCTGATGCTGAAAATCTTCCGGATCATGGCCTCCAAAAAAAGTAAACATTCCTTTTCCTTTTTCGCCATGAATATATCTAGCTTCGCCATTAAGTTCACAAGTCCCCATAACCAAAACATTTGATTTTATCAATGTTTCGTTAAATGAAGTAGTCTGCCCCATAAAACCTTTTACTAATTGAGTATGGTTTTGACATAACATACTAGGAATAGGATCCCATTTTGCAGAATATTCCATTAAAGTAAAATAATCTTTTTCCATAGGAACTCTGCGTTTTCCAGTCATATCAATATCTGAAAATTCATAAACTTCTGGTCTTCTTTCTAAAATAAAATCTTTAAAGGCAAAAGAATTTCCATAATTTAATTTTGCCTGATAGTTAGATTCACTTGGATCACCATCAAACATAGTTTCGCAAATATCAACTCCATCTGCAGCTAATGCAATATCAAAACTATCTGTGGCAGAACACATAGCAAACATAAAACCGCCTCCAATAACAAAATCTCTAATCTTTTTTGCTACAGCTCCTTTTTCCTGTGAAACTTTAGAATAACCAAGTTTTGCTGCTAAAGCTTCAGAATCTCTTTTTTGTTCAATATACCAAGGTGTATTTTTATAAGCGGCATAAAACTTACCATACTGACCGGTAAAATCTTCATGATGTAAATGCAGCCAGTCATATAGTAATAACTGGTCACTCAAAACTTCCTCATCATAAATAGGAGTAAATGGAATTTCGGCATAAGTCAAAACCAGCGTCACGGCATCATCCCACGGTTGTTTTCCCTTTGGTGTATAAACAGCAATTTTTGGTGCTTTTTCAAGAATTACAGATTCCATATTTTGTGACGGACTCGAAATATCATTTAAAAGAGAGGCTTCTTCAGTATCAGAAAGCACTTCAAAACTAACGCCTCTAATTTTACATTCTTTTCGTATTTCCTCAGCATCAGGTAGTAAGAATGAACCACCTCGATAATTTAACAGCCAGCTTGCTTTATAATCGCGGCTTAAACACCAATATGTTATTCCGTATGCTTTTAGATGATTTTGCTGTGTAGTTTCGTCCATTGGAAGCAAAATAAAAGATGCCTTCGTCTGCAATGAAAATACCAGCAAAAAAATATACAGTAAACTCTTTTTCATCAAAAAAATATTTTAGTAAAGATAATGAGGAAGTCATTAAAAACATAACCGATCCAAAGGTTTTGCCCTAATGCAGTACGTTAAAGTTTTACGTCGGTAAAATTGACCATACTTTTCGTAAAAACAGGTAAAAACACCTATTTTTGTACTATTTTTTCTACTTACATTTGAAATCCATAATCTAAATAACCGCCATAAAAAAACAACAGTCATGAAGTTTAATGAAAATAATCATCAGCCTAGAGGTTTAAATGTAATGCAAAAAATTGGTCTTGGAGTTCTTGTAATTACTATTGTAGCTTATTATGTTTTATCTATTCAGTTTTTAACAAGCGGAAGTTAAAGCGTTAAAACTGCTATTTCATTTTGAATAGCATATACCACTAAACCGGCAATATTTCTTGATTCTGTTTTAAGAAGTAAATTATTTCGATGCCCTTCAACTGTTCTTGGACTTAAAAAAAGATGTTCAGCAATTTCTGAAGTTGTTTTTTGCTGACAAATAAGCTGTAAAATTTCTATTTCTCTTGGAGAAAGAAAACTTGTTTCCAGATTTCCTTTTGAATTTTTTGAAGAAACTATTGTTTCCTGAATAGTCTTCAAAACACTTTCGTTATAATAAAATCCTTTTTTGTTAACTTCATTAATGGTTTTAATTAAATCTTTTGGAGTTGTATTTTTAATTAAATAGGCAACAGCGCCAACCTGAATCATATTGGCAATAAAAGATTTTGAATCGTAACTGGTAAGTGCAATAATTTTTATTTCAGGAAAAGATTTCCTAATTATTTTTGTTGCTTCAACGCCATTCAAAACCGGCATTTTTAAATCCATGATAATAATATCTGGTTTAATTTCATTTTCCAGAAGTTTATTTACAAGGTCTTCTCCGTTTGAAGCTTCGAAAACAATCTCAATATTATCTTCTCTCTGCAATAAAAAAGCTATTCCTTTCCGGAATAAAACTTCGTCGTCGACTAAAGCTATTTTGATAATGGCATTCATTTTTTACGTTTTTGGTCGTTTGGTATATCGAAAATACGAAATATGAATCAAAAAAAGCCATTTCGCCTTATTTTATTGATGTAAAATTCACTTTTTAACTTAAAATGTAAATATAACTTCAACTCCTTTTCCTTTTTCAGATTCAAAACTGATCGTTCCGTCTAAGAAAGAAATACGGCTGTTGATGTTTTTCATTCCCAATCCTCTGTAATTTTCAAAATCTTCGCTGTCAAATCCTACTCCATTATCTTTATAATAACAGGTATTTGTTCCTTTATCTTCTTTAAAATTAATCCAGATTTAATTAGACTTTCCATGACGAAGAGAATTATTCATTAGTTCTTGTAAAACCCTAAAAACATGCAAATGACGATCGATTTCTTTATCATCAAAATCAAGTTCGTTTTTATAATAGGTTTTTACTGATTTACTACTCTCAAATTCCCCGCATAATTCTTCTATACCTGCATGAAGTCCAAACTTTTCGAAAACCGGAGGTAATAAATTATGCGCAATTTTCCTTGAATTTTCTAAAGCTTTTGCTGTTAAATTTATAATGTTCTCTGTAATTTCAGTTGTTTCAGCTTCTGTTAAATTTGGCGCTGACAACAAGTGTGTATTTAAGGAAACAATATTAAGTTTAGAACTAATATCATCATGAAGATCCTGAGCAATACGTTTGCGTTCTTCTTCTTGTATCTGCAAAACAGCATGTAATTGTTCTTTTTGATACTGAAGTATTAAATCTTTCTTTTCTAATTCTTTTTGAATGATTTTTTTTCTTGAGAAGTAGAAAAATACGATCAGTACGACTGAAACGATTATAAAGAAAAGTGATATATATAATATTATAGCGACAAGCTCTTTTTCTGGTATTGAGTGGGTATTCATATCAAATTTATTTCAAGGTAGTTTTATTAGGTGAAAATGCTTTTTTTGAAAAACTTTTTATCCATTCGAACAAAATAAAAAATTGATAACATAAAACTAAAAAACTGTTTAATATCCAGGTTAAAAGCTTAACATCATCACTTAAACCTATAGAAAGATTTCCAATTAAGTACAATACTGTACTCGCTAATAAGTAAAATATGAGACCTACACTTATATAATAATATGTTTTATCTTCTGTAAGCATATTATAAAAGTGAAATAGAGCAAAAACCACAATAAGCAGATTGGTTAAGATGATTTCAAATAAATTGAACTTAAGAAATACGCTTGAATTCATACAAAATTGTATCGCTAAAACTAATAATGCAATTATTAAACTAATTTTAATGAACATTTTTTGGCTTTTAACATTTGTCAGCGAATTGTAAAACATTCCAAGCAACAACATTTGTCCAGCAAAAAACATATTGACAACCACCAAATTAGTCATTCCTAAATGGTATAATAATTCCATTGACAATTGCATTACAGTTGAAAAAGCTAAATAGCAGAGAAAAAAAACATTAGCTTTTTCCTTTCGGAAAAAGCTATATGAATAGGCTATTAAGTTTACTATTAAAACAAAATATGTAGAGTACACTAAAATATCAATCATTTTATATACTTTATAATATTTTAGAATTAAAATGGCGGACTAGGACGTATTCCGTCATAAACTACTTCTTCAGCATCATCTGCTGCAGATTTAGCCATATAAGAAGAACCTTCTCCGTAAACATCAATGTATTTACCAGTTTCTTTATCTAATCTAGCTCCAACAAAAAGTAAGGTTCTTTCGTCTTTGTCATTAATAGCAAGACATGCACGTACAACCTCAGTTTCAAGTTTTAAAACTTTTTCTAAAGTTTCTCTTGGAATTAAAAAAGATTTTACTTTGGTTTTAGGATCTTCGATGGTGGTGTCATCTTGATACCTTTTTTCCCACTCTTTGGCTATACCCAAAGGAATCAGAACTGCGTCTGGAAAGGCTTCTTCGCTCATAGTTTTTTAAAAATTTAATATTAGTTAATTTGTTTATGGTCTAGCGAAACTACCGAATTAATTTTTATGTAAGAAATATTATGGAGTAAATTATAGATTCGATTATGTAATTAATTAAAATAAAAAAAACCTTTGAAAGAACATACTTACAAAGGTTTTTATTAGGATTTTTATTCTGATTAAAACGGTACATCACTATCATCATCATCGTCATTCAGGTTGCTTCCAAATGCTTCATTGGCCGATGGCAGATTTTTTGTAATAAATGGATTATCCTCGTGATTCATTTTTGAAGGTAAATCATCATAACCACCTGTAAAGTCTTCAAGGTTGTCAAACTTACCTAAGTGTCCTAAGAATTTTAAACGAATATTTTCCAATCCACCATTACGGTGTTTGGCTATAATAAACTCTGCTTGTCCCGCAGTTGGAGATGCTTCATCATCATCCCATTCTTCAATTTTATAATATTCCGGACGGTAAATAAACGATACAATATCAGCATCCTGCTCAATCGCACCAGATTCACGAAGATCCGAAAGTAACGGACGTTTGCTTGATCCACGGGTCTCAACCGCACGCGATAACTGTGAAAGTGCAATTACAGGAACGTTTAGCTCTTTTGCCAATGCCTTTAAGTTTCGGGAAATAGTCGAAATCTCCTGCTCACGGTTTCCTCCTCCTTTACCATTTCCTCCGGCAGTCATTAACTGCAAGTAGTCAATAATAATTAATTTGATTCCGTGCTGTGATGCTAAACGACGACATTTTGCACGTAAATCAAAAATTGAAAGCGAAGGCGTATCATCAATAAACAATGGGGCTTTTTCTAAATCTTTTACTTTAGTACTTAGTTGCTCCCATTCGTGTTTTTCTAATTTTCCTGTTCTTAATTTTTCAGAAGACAATCCTGTTTCCGAAGAAATAAGCCTTGTAATTAACTGAACCGAAGCCATCTCCAGAGAGAAAACTGCCACCGCATGTCCAAACTGAATGGCAACGTTTCTTGCCATCGAAAGTACGAATGCGGTTTTACCCATACCCGGACGTGCCGCAATAATAATCAAATCCGAAGGCTGCCATCCTGAAGTTACTTCATCTAATTTTTCAAATCCGGTTGCAACACCACTCAAACCTTCTTTTCCTGCAATTTCTTCAATACGTTTTTTCGCCTGAAGAACCAAACTCTGAGCAGTTTCAGAACTACGTTTGATATTTCCCTGTGTTACCTCATACAATTTAGATTCGGCTTTATCCAGCAAATCGAATACGTCTGTAGTTTCATCATAAGATTCTTCAATAATTTCTGAAGAAATTCTAATCAAACTTCTTTGAATGAATTTTTGAAGAATAATACGCGAGTGAAATTCGATGTGGGCAGAAGAAGCAATTTTCTGCGTTAACTGAATTAAATAAAAATCACCTCCTGCTAATTCTAATTTTCCGTTTTTCTTTAATTGTGTCGAAACTGTCAGCAAGTCTATTGGCTGTGTTTCTGTAAAAAGCTGCAGAATTGCTTCAAAAATATGTTTGTGCGCATCTTTATAAAAAGCATCTGGCTGTAAAATATCAATTACATCATCTACCCCTTTTTTATCAATCATCATTGCTCCAAGCACAGCCTCTTCTAAATCAAGAACCTGCGGAGGGAGTTTTCCTTTTTCGAGATTAATTATTGTGGTTTTATCGACCTTTACGGGGTTTACATTCTTGAAATTTTCCATATAGCGAAAGTAACAAAATTTAAAAAAAAATTGCTATCTAGTTATAACTATTCAGTTGTTTATAAATATGTTTTTTTTGTTGATAACCAAAAAAAAATCCGAAACCGCAGGGCTTCGGATTTTTAATCATTAAATATGAATTTACTCTTTATACTCGCCCATATTACTGTATTTGTCCATTCTCTGGGCAATTAAGTCGGCTGTTGATAAGTCTTTTAATTCATTATATCCTTTAGTAATGTAATCTGCTACTGTTTTAAAAGTAGTTTCACGGTCGTAGTGCGCTCCGCCAAGTGGTTCTGGAATTACATCATCAACTAATTTTTGTTTTTTCATGTCAGAAGAAGTCAGTTTTAAAGCTTCAGCTGCACGTTCTTTGTACTCCCAGCTTTTCCATAAAATAGAAGAGCATGATTCTGGAGAAATTACAGAGTACCAAGTGTTTTCTAACATATAAACTCTGTCTCCAACACCAATTCCTAATGCTCCTCCCGAAGCACCTTCACCTACGATAATCGTAATGATTGGCACCTGCAGACGAACCATTTCAAAAATGTTTCTGGCAATAGCTTCTCCCTGTCCTCTTTCTTCAGCTTCTAAACCTGGATATGCACCCGGAGTATCTACTAAAGTAAGAACCGGAATACCAAATTTCTCCGCCATTTTCATTAAACGCAAAGCCTTACGGTATCCTTCTGGATTTGCCATACCAAAATTACGGTACTGACGTGTTTTTGTATTGTAACCTTTTTGCTGCCCGACAATCATAAACGACTGACCGTTTATTTTACCTAAACCGCCCACCATCGCTTTATCATCTTTAAAGCCTCTGTCTCCATGAAGCTCTAAGAAAGTATCACCGCAAATTGCTTTGATATAATCTAAAGTATAAGGTCTGTTTGGGTGTCTTGACAGTTGTACTCTCTGCCAAGCCGTAAGGTTTTTGTATATATCTTTCTTAGTCTGCTCTAATTTTTTATTGATTTCCTTGCACGTTGGGGTTACATCAACGTCAGATTCTTTTCCAATAATAACGCACTTTTCTAGCTGTTCTTCAAGTTCTTTAATTGGAAGCTCAAAATCTAAATATTCCATGTATTTTTGAATTTTGTTTGTAAATCGAACCGCAAATATAAAAATATTATATCATTGGCGAAGTTAATTGTTATTTAAAGTATAAAAATGCAATTTAAAAATAAGTAAACTATTACAAGTTTTCCTTCTTGTTTTGATAATGTTTAAAAACACCGTTTAGAATAACTGTTATGATAATTATAACAGCTCCTATGTAAAATTCGACACTCATTTTTTCTTTTCCTCCTAAAATAAAGTAAGCCAAAACGATCCCGTAAACAGGTTCTAAGTTAGTCGTTAACATTACTGTATACGGTGTTAATCGCTGCATTACTTTTACAGAAGCCGTAAAAGCATAAGCTGTACAGATTGAAGCCAAAATCAATAATAAAACCCAGTTATTTAAGGACATTTGGAAGAAATCTGCTGTGAATTTTCCCTGAAATAAAAAATAAATCGTAATGAAGAAAACTCCCGCTCCAAATTCATAAAAAGTAATAACCGAAGGTTCGTGATCTGAGATTAATTTTCCATTCATTAAAGTAAATAAAACGCCTAAAATTATTGCTGCTAAAGCATAATAAACTCCCGTAAGATATTTTATTTCAACCTGAAGAATCAGTCCCAAACCTGCAATAATAACAAGTCCGAAGAAAACTTCATACCAAAGGACTTTTCGTCCGTAAAATAACGGTTCTAATAAAGAGGCGAAAAATGCTCCTAAAGAAAATATAGAAAGGGTGATTGAAACATTAGAAACATGAATTGCCTTAAAAAAGAAAATCCAATGCAATGCAATCAATAATCCAACAAAAATCAATTTAAAAAATTCTTTTACAGGAACCTGAAAAGACTGCTTTTTAAATGCAATAAATCCGCCTAGAAAAATCATGGCGATCAACATTCTGTACCAAACCAGATTATCGGCATCAATGGTAATTAAAGCGCCCAAAATGGCTGTAAAACCCCAGATAAAAACTATTAAGTGAAGATTTAAATAACTTTTTAAATTATCGTTTCGCATTACGTAATAAATAAACTGCCAGAATTCCGAAAACAATATTTGGGAACCAAACAGCTAATAAAGGTGAAAAAGTAGATTTTTCGGCAAGTGTACCGAAGATTTTATCAAAGAAAACAAATGAAAATGCAATGGCAATTCCAATAGCAAGGTTCATTCCCATACCGCCGCGGCGCTTCATTGAAGAAACTGCAACAGCAATAATAGTTAAAATAAAGGCCGAAACCGGCACACTGTATTTTTTGTACAGAACCACTAAATAAGTATTAATATTTCCAGAACCTCTTTTTCTTTCTTTTTCAATAAAATCAATTAGTTTTCCCAGAGTCAGGGTTTCTGCGATATAAACAACAGGAGTCAAATCTGCAAGTTCAAATTTAAAACCTACATTTTTCTCAGGAGCTTTTTCAATTACATCATTCAAATCTCCAACTGTTCTTTTTGTATAATCGTATAAAGTGTATATTTTCTTTTTGGGATCCCATTTTATACGACTTGCGGTTATTTTGTATGTTAATTTTTCTTTTTCAAAATGCTCTAAAGTAAAATTAAAAGCTGTCTTCGACTCTTCATTAAAGCTATTTACAAAAATAAAATCGTGATCGTTAATTTGTCTAAAAACATTGGTATTTTCTCCCCGCATGAGCTGTTTACCATTTCCTTTTAAATAAGTGTACCTAAAATTATTAAATCCTTCACTAGCCGCAGGCACAATAA includes:
- a CDS encoding LptF/LptG family permease, which gives rise to MLTIIDKYILKRYLATFSVMILLFIPIGIVIDVSEKVNKMLENKIPFTQIAIYYYNFTVYFANSLFPIFLFLSVIWFTSKLANNTEIIAILSSGISFTRFLRPYIIGASIVSVFVLLMGFFIVPAASEGFNNFRYTYLKGNGKQLMRGENTNVFRQINDHDFIFVNSFNEESKTAFNFTLEHFEKEKLTYKITASRIKWDPKKKIYTLYDYTKRTVGDLNDVIEKAPEKNVGFKFELADLTPVVYIAETLTLGKLIDFIEKERKRGSGNINTYLVVLYKKYSVPVSAFILTIIAVAVSSMKRRGGMGMNLAIGIAIAFSFVFFDKIFGTLAEKSTFSPLLAVWFPNIVFGILAVYLLRNAKR